One Carassius gibelio isolate Cgi1373 ecotype wild population from Czech Republic chromosome B18, carGib1.2-hapl.c, whole genome shotgun sequence DNA segment encodes these proteins:
- the LOC127977351 gene encoding extracellular calcium-sensing receptor-like has protein sequence MWTTLIIFLYLSFKFSSAASVLRSGTCQLQGRFRLNGMYQTGDVILGGLFEVHFLTVFPELSFRTEPKPPYCEQFDMASFQQAQTMVFAIDEINKNPNLLPNITLGYHLYDNCVMLGMAFRAAFSLVSGTEESFSNLNCTGPPPVIGIVGDSNSTPSIAISSVLGLFRVPIVSYFATCSCLSNREKYPSFFRTIPSDAFQVRAMIKILKHFGWTWVGLVYSDDDYGNHAAQSFLQDVEVFGGCVAFSEILPLDNNRKDIQHTVGVIQASTARVVVVFSTSTYLLPLMDEVVLQNVTDRQWIASEAWATSPVFHTHHLLPFLGGTLGIAIRRGEIQGLHEFLLHLRPNNDQRNNMVRIFWENMFKCRFNIGGTGEKNCSGQEDLSNTDTAYTDVSELRASYNVYKTVYALAHALHDLMQCEEGRGPFSGNKCADITNLQPWQLVHYLQKVNFTTGFGDIVSFDKNGDALAIYDVLNWQPSSDGSIVVRTVGVVNEGAATGKVLTLDEEALYWNFETKKPPRSVCSESCPPGTRRARRKGLPVCCFDCLPCGDGEISHTTDADECTICPDDFWSNPDKDRCVPKEEDFLSYQDPLGISLTTASLLGTCFCALVMAIFAHHRNTPIVRANNSELSFLLLLSLKLCFLCVLLFIGRPQLWTCQLRHAVFGISFVLCISSILVKTMVVIAVFKSSRPEGKGAMKWFGTAQQRSTVMVLTALQVAICIVWLSNASPTPHKNSQYVSSKIVYECTIGSVAGFAVLLGYIGFLAAVSFLLAFLARNLPDHFNEAKFITFSMLIFCAVWIAFVPAYVSSPGKYAVAVEIFAILASSFGLLVAIFAPKCYIILLHPEKNTKKNIMGRETQNK, from the exons ATGTGGACCACTTTAATTATCTTCCTGTATCTTTCCTTTAAATTTAGTTCTGCAGCTTCAGTCCTAAGATCAGGTACCTGTCAGCTTCAGGGACGCTTCAGGTTGAATGGAATGTACCAGACTGGAGATGTCATTCTCGGAGGCCTGTTTGAGGTTCACTTCCTCACAGTGTTTCCAGAGCTGAGCTTCAGAACAGAGCCGAAGCCACCGTACTGTGAGCA ATTTGATATGGCAAGTTTCCAGCAGGCACAAACCATGGTTTTTGCTATAGATGAGATCAATAAAAATCCAAACCTGCTGCCTAACATCACTCTTGGTTACCATCTTTATGACAACTGTGTGATGCTAGGAATGGCATTCCGGGCTGCCTTTTCCCTGGTTAGTGGAACAGAGGAGTCCTTCTCTAACCTCAACTGCACTGGCCCACCTCCAGTCATTGGGATTGTCGGGGATTCAAATTCCACTCCTTCTATTGCAATTTCCAGTGTCCTGGGGCTATTTCGAGTACCTATA GTTAGCTACTTTGCCACCTGTTCCTGTTTGAGTAACAGGGAAAAATATCCATCTTTCTTCAGAACAATCCCCAGTGATGCTTTCCAAGTGAgggcaatgatcaagattttaaaacattttggatggactTGGGTTGGTCTTGTCTACAGTGATGATGACTATGGCAACCACGCTGCTCAATCCTTCCTCCAGGATGTGGAGGTGTTTGGAGGGTGTGTTGCTTTTTCTGAAATCTTGCCTCTAGATAACAACCGCAAAGACATTCAGCATACAGTGGGAGTGATACAAGCCTCTACAGCGAGAGTGGTGGTGGTGTTTTCCACTTCAACATATCTGTTGCCTTTGATGGATGAAGTGGTATTGCAGAATGTAACAGACAGACAATGGATTGCAAGTGAAGCCTGGGCTACTTCACCTGTATTTCACACTCATCATCTTTTGCCCTTCCTAGGGGGCACACTGGGCATTGCCATTAGGCGTGGAGAGATTCAAGGACTTCATGAATTTCTACTACATCTCCGTCCTAATAATGATCAAAGAAACAACATGGTGAGAATCTTCTGGGAGAACATGTTTAAGTGCAGATTTAACATTGGAGGAACAGGAGAAAAAAATTGTTCAGGGCAAGAGGATCTGAGCAACACAGATACAGCATACACTGATGTTTCAGAGCTGAGGGCCTCGTATAATGTGTATAAAACAGTTTATGCCTTGGCACATGCACTTCATGACCTGATGCAGTGTGAGGAGGGGAGAGGACCATTCAGCGGGAACAAATGTGCAGATATAACCAACTTGCAGCCCTGGCAA CTGGTTCACTACCTACAGAAAGTGAACTTCACCACAGGCTTTGGGGATATTGTTTCATTTGATAAGAATGGAGATGCTCTGGCAATCTATGATGTGCTGAACTGGCAGCCAAGCTCTGATGGGTCAATCGTTGTCCGCACGGTTGGTGTGGTAAATGAAGGGGCGGCAACAGGAAAGGTGCTCACACTGGACGAGGAAGCATTATACTGGAACTTTGagacaaaaaaa CCCCCACGGTCTGTGTGCAGTGAGAGCTGCCCCCCAGGAACCAGACGTGCCAGGAGGAAGGGTCTTCCTGTCTGCTGTTTTGACTGCTTGCCATGTGGAGATGGAGAAATTTCTCATACAACCG ATGCTGATGAGTGTACTATATGTCCTGATGATTTCTGGTCCAATCCAGATAAAGACAGGTGTGTTCCTAAAGAAGAAGACTTTTTATCATATCAGGATCCTCTGGGAATCTCTCTGACCACTGCTTCCCTGCTTGGCACCTGCTTCTGTGCTCTTGTGATGGCCATCTTTGCTCATCATCGTAACACTCCCATAGTACGCGCCAACAATTCTGAGCTCAGCTTTCTGTTGCTGTTATCGCTCAaactgtgttttttgtgtgtgttgttgttcatTGGCCGACCACAATTGTGGACATGTCAGTTAAGACATGCTGTGTTTGGTATAAGCTTTGTCCTGTGTATCTCCAGTATCCTGGTCAAAACTATGGTGGTAATAGCCGTATTCAAGTCATCTCGGCCAGAGGGTAAAGGTGCGATGAAATGGTTTGGGACAGCACAGCAAAGAAGCACAGTTATGGTCCTAACAGCCCTCCAGGTGGCAATATGCATTGTCTGGCTATCAAATGCTTCTCCAACACCCCATAAAAATAGCCAGTATGTCAGCTCCAAAATAGTATATGAATGCACTATTGGCTCAGTGGCTGGGTTTGCAGTGCTTCTGGGATACATTGGCTTTCTAGCAGCAGTTAGTTTCCTGTTAGCTTTCCTGGCAAGGAACCTTCCAGATCATTTTAACGAAGCAAAGTTCATCACCTTTAGCATGCTTATCTTCTGTGCTGTGTGGATTGCATTTGTACCAGCATATGTGAGCTCACCAGGAAAATATGCAGTAGCCGTGGAGATATTTGCCATCCTAGCTTCTAGTTTTGGATTACTGGTGGCCATATTTGCCCCAAAGTGCTACATCATCCTTTTACATCCAgagaaaaacactaaaaaaaacataatgggaAGAGAAACACAAAATAAGTAG
- the LOC127977345 gene encoding extracellular calcium-sensing receptor-like produces the protein MWITLKICLYFLFNCISASVLSSGICQLQGHFNLNGMFQDGDLIIGGLFEVHFLTVFPELSFRKEPEPPYCEQFDMASFQQAQTMVFAIDEINKNPSLLPNITLGYYLYDNCVKLGVAFRAATALVSGTEESFSNVKCAGPPPVIAVVGDPGSTHSIAISSVLGLFRVPMVSYFATCSCLSDREKYPSFFRTIPSDAFQVRAMVQILKHFGWTWVGLLYSDDDYGFHASQSFHQDVQLFGGCVDFSEMLPRDNNLRDIHNILAVIQASTARVVVVFSTEAYLLPLMDEVALQNVTGRQWIASEAWATSPVFHTQRLLPFLGGTLGIAIRRGEIQGLREFLYCLRPDSNPRNNMVRIFWENMFGCNFETGGRKIEVEGERKVCTGEEDLISTDTPYTDVSELRASYNAYKAVYALAYALHDLMQCEEGKGPFSGNSCADIINPQPWQVVHYLQKVNFTTSFGDHVSFDENGDALAIYDVMNWQPNSDGAIRVSTVGVVNEGATEGRVLTLDEDAIFWNFGNKKPPNSVCSESCPPGTRRVRKKSLPICCFDCMPCGDGEISNTTDAIECTLCPDEFWSNPSKDQCVPKEVEFLSYEEPLGISLTTASLLGSCFCALVMVIFSHHRNTPVVRANNSELSFLVLLSLKLCFLCVLLFIGQPQLWTCQLRHAVFGISFVLCVSSILVKTMVVIAVFKSSRPEGKNAMKWFGTAQQRGTVMALTALQVVICTVWLTTASPTPYKNSQYINSKIVYECAIGSVAGFSMLLGYIGLLAAVSFLLAFLARNLPDNFNEAKFITFSMLIFCAVWIAFVPAYVSSPGKYAVAVEIFAILASSFGLLVAIFAPKCYIILLHPERNTKKAIMGRATQKK, from the exons ATGTGGATCACTCTTAAAATCtgcttatattttttatttaactgtatcTCAGCTTCAGTCCTTAGTTCAGGCATCTGTCAGCTCCAGGGACACTTCAATTTGAACGGCATGTTCCAGGATGGAGATCTTATAATTGGAGGACTGTTTGAAGTTCATTTCCTCACAGTGTTCCCAGAGCTGAGCTTCAGAAAAGAGCCAGAACCTCCATACTGTGAGCA gtttgATATGGCAAGTTTCCAGCAGGCTCAGACTATGGTCTTTGCTATAGATGAGATCAATAAGAATCCAAGCCTGCTTCCTAACATCACTCTCGGTTACTACCTTTATGACAACTGTGTAAAGTTGGGAGTGGCATTCAGAGCTGCCACAGCTCTCGTTAGTGGGACAGAGGAGTCATTCTCTAACGTAAAATGTGCTGGCCCACCACCAGTGATTGCTGTTGTAGGGGATCCTGGATCTACTCACTCAATAGCAATCTCGAGTGTACTGGGGCTGTTTAGAGTGCCTATG GTTAGCTACTTTGCAACCTGCTCCTGTTTGAGTGACAGGGAAAAGTACCCCTCTTTCTTCAGAACGATCCCTAGTGATGCCTTCCAGGTGCGAGCTATGGTTCAGATCTTAAAGCATTTTGGATGGACCTGGGTAGGTCTACTCTACAGTGATGACGACTATGGCTTCCATGCCTCTCAGTCATTCCACCAAGATGTGCAGCTATTTGGAGGGTGTGTTGACTTTTCTGAAATGCTACCACGTGATAATAACCTTAGAGATATTCACAATATATTGGCAGTGATTCAGGCCTCTACAGCTAGAGTCGTGGTGGTGTTCTCCACAGAAGCCTACTTGTTACCATTGATGGATGAGGTGGCATTGCAAAATGTAACAGGCAGGCAGTGGATTGCAAGTGAAGCCTGGGCCACCTCACCTGTGTTTCACACTCAGCGTCTCTTGCCCTTTCTGGGGGGCACACTGGGTATCGCTATCAGGCGTGGGGAGATCCAGGGACTTCGTGAATTCCTGTATTGCCTTCGTCCTGACAGCAATCCAAGAAACAATATGGTAAGAATATTCTGGGAGAACATGTTTGGGTGCAATTTTGAGACTGGAGGAAGAAAAATAGAGGTAGAGGGGGAAAGAAAGGTGTGTACAGGGGAAGAAGATCTGATCAGCACAGACACACCTTACACTGATGTATCAGAGCTCAGGGCCTCTTATAACGCATATAAAGCAGTTTATGCCCTGGCATATGCGCTTCATGACCTGATGCAGTGTGAGGAGGGGAAAGGCCCATTTAGTGGGAACAGCTGTGCTGACATAATAAACCCTCAGCCCTGGCAG GTAGTCCATTACCTACAGAAAGTTAACTTCACCACAAGTTTTGGGGACCATGTGTCATTTGATGAGAATGGAGATGCTCTGGCCATTTATGATGTGATGAACTGGCAGCCAAATTCAGATGGTGCAATAAGGGTCAGCACAGTAGGTGTGGTGAATGAAGGGGCTACAGAAGGGAGGGTGCTCACACTGGATGAGGATGCAATATTCTGGAACTTTggaaacaaaaaa CCCCCAAATTCTGTATGCAGTGAGAGCTGCCCCCCTGGCACCAGAAGAGTCAGGAAAAAAAGCCTTCCTATATGCTGTTTTGACTGCATGCCATGTGGAGATGGAGAGATTTCTAATACAACAG ATGCTATTGAGTGCACACTGTGTCCAGATGAGTTCTGGTCCAATCCAAGTAAAGATCAGTGTGTTCCAAAAGAAGTAGAGTTTCTATCCTATGAGGAACCTTTGGGCATCTCTCTGACCACTGCTTCCCTACTCGGCTCATGCTTCTGTGCTCTTGTGATGGTCATCTTCTCTCATCATCGAAACACTCCTGTAGTACGTGCCAACAATTCAGAGCTCAGCTTTCTGGTGCTGTTGTCACTCAaactgtgttttttgtgtgtgctgcTGTTCATTGGCCAACCTCAGTTATGGACGTGTCAGTTAAGACATGCTGTATTTGGCATAAGCTTTGTTCTGTGCGTCTCCAGCATCCTGGTCAAGACTATGGTGGTAATAGCTGTGTTTAAGTCATCCCGACCTGAAggtaaaaatgcaatgaaatggtTTGGAACAGCTCAACAAAGAGGCACAGTCATGGCACTAACTGCCCTCCAGGTTGTGATTTGCACAGTCTGGTTAACTACTGCATCCCCAACACCCTATAAAAACAGTCAGTATATTAACTCCAAAATAGTATATGAATGTGCTATAGGCTCAGTGGCTGGTTTTTCTATGCTGCTGGGATACATTGGACTGTTGGCAGCAGTAAGCTTCCTGTTAGCCTTCCTGGCAAGAAACCTTCCAGATAATTTTAATGAAGCTAAATTCATTACATTTAGTATGTTGATCTTCTGTGCGGTGTGGATTGCATTTGTTCCAGCATATGTGAGCTCACCAGGGAAATATGCAGTGGCTGTCGAGATATTTGCCATTTTAGCTTCTAGTTTTGGATTACTGGTGGCCATTTTTGCCCCAAAGTGCTACATCATCCTTTTACATCCAGAGAGAAACACTAAAAAAGCCATCATGGGAAGAGCCACTCAAAAGAAATAG